From the genome of Acidobacteriota bacterium, one region includes:
- the rocD gene encoding ornithine--oxo-acid transaminase has protein sequence MDSKDLILLENLYGAHNYHPLDVVVEKAKGVWMWDVEGKKYLDFLSAYSAVNQGHCHPRIVRALQTQAKQLTLTSRAFRNNQWPMLAKELCDLTGYNMVLAMNSGAEAVETAVKCARKWAYQKKNVPEDRAEIIACCNNFHGRTVTIISFSTETLYRNDFGPFTPGFRIIPFGDAAALEEAITPNTAGFIFEPIQAEAGILFPPDGFLKQARDICAERNVLFIADEIQTGLGRAGRMLACDYEDVRPDMIILGKSLAGGCYPVSAVLASQEILGVFKPGEHGSTFGANPLACAVAREAMCVMREEKLLENSAAMGAYFLEKLKTIRSRHIKEVRGRGLLIGVELKPEAGGARRFCEALAAEGLLCKETHDHVIRFAPPLIITQREINWAFKRIKAVFKKLENS, from the coding sequence ATGGACAGCAAAGATCTTATCCTTCTCGAAAACCTTTACGGCGCGCACAACTATCACCCCCTGGATGTTGTTGTAGAAAAAGCCAAGGGGGTCTGGATGTGGGACGTCGAAGGGAAAAAGTATCTGGACTTCCTGAGCGCCTATTCCGCCGTCAATCAGGGACACTGCCATCCCCGGATTGTTCGGGCTCTCCAAACCCAAGCCAAGCAACTGACTCTGACATCGAGAGCTTTCCGAAACAACCAGTGGCCCATGCTGGCCAAGGAATTGTGCGATCTCACGGGCTACAACATGGTTCTGGCCATGAATTCGGGCGCTGAAGCCGTCGAAACCGCCGTCAAATGCGCCCGGAAATGGGCCTACCAGAAAAAAAACGTCCCGGAAGACCGGGCCGAAATCATCGCCTGCTGCAACAATTTTCACGGCCGGACGGTGACGATCATCAGTTTTTCCACAGAAACCCTTTATCGGAACGATTTCGGTCCGTTCACGCCCGGATTCCGGATCATCCCTTTCGGCGATGCGGCGGCTCTCGAGGAGGCGATCACGCCCAATACCGCGGGGTTCATTTTCGAGCCCATTCAGGCTGAAGCCGGCATCCTCTTTCCTCCTGACGGATTCCTGAAACAGGCCAGAGATATCTGCGCCGAACGCAACGTTCTGTTCATCGCCGACGAAATCCAGACGGGACTCGGCCGCGCAGGGCGCATGCTGGCCTGCGACTACGAGGATGTGCGTCCGGACATGATCATTCTGGGCAAATCGCTGGCCGGCGGATGTTATCCGGTCTCGGCGGTTTTAGCTTCTCAGGAAATCCTGGGTGTTTTCAAACCGGGAGAACACGGATCGACTTTCGGAGCAAACCCGCTGGCCTGTGCCGTGGCCCGGGAAGCGATGTGCGTGATGCGAGAGGAAAAACTCCTCGAAAATTCCGCAGCCATGGGCGCCTATTTCCTGGAGAAACTGAAAACCATCCGAAGCCGGCATATCAAGGAAGTCCGGGGGAGGGGCCTGCTCATCGGTGTCGAGCTCAAGCCCGAAGCCGGCGGAGCCCGGAGATTCTGCGAAGCCCTGGCCGCCGAAGGCCTGCTCTGCAAGGAAACACACGATCATGTCATTCGATTTGCCCCTCCGCTGATCATCACTCAGCGGGAAATCAATTGGGCTTTCAAACGCATCAAGGCGGTATTCAAAAAACTTGAAAACAGCTGA